Part of the Cottoperca gobio chromosome 1, fCotGob3.1, whole genome shotgun sequence genome, TCACAATTTTTGGAGAGGAGTCATGGGAACatccatttttgttttaaattgcaaGACAACAGTGTTTTATAACCTCATTATAGATTACAATAAAAAGAAGCAAATTTGTACTCAACctttaaatgttgaaaataCAAGCTAATGAGTTCTAAACATTCGACCCAGGTTGAAAAATATGTGTTCCCTTTTAAACTGATTCATTATCtctgttatacacacacacacacacacacacacacgcacacacgcacacacgcacacacgcacacacgcacacacacacacacacacacacacacacacacacacacacacacacacacatgcattacaTAAGCTTACTTTCACCGTGCTCCTCCATAGAAAAGGCTTGGTTCTCAGGGAAGGGTCGGTGAGAATGTGCTGGGAGCTCATCGAAATGTGGAGGAGGGGACGTGTGACTGGTGTTGAAGAAGTCTTGCGTGATGGATTGTGGAGGGTTCCGGAGACACAGGTGCGCCTCTGGAATAGCGTGGAACAGCAGCAGGATCCAGCCTTGAATGACCAGGGCCACCGCCAGTGCTGGCTCATCCAACACCTTTACATCCTtcttacctcctcctcctcccaacCTCTCCCCTTTCCCCTTCACCCTCAGCACCTGGCTGCCATACAGATAAAACCCCAGCCAAGCCACCCATAGCAATGCTGATGCCAGACTGGAAAGGAAGAGCCAGACAGCATTACACTTCCATCTCCGCttttcactctctccctctcgatCTTCTTCACTGCCACCTGCTCCCTCTGcccccatctctcctccacacagCACCACCCCCAGAGAAAGCCCCATGGCTATGAGGAGCAGCCCCAGGGTGTAGCTGCATGTCAGAGCAAAGTCTAAAGGCGGATATTCGCAAGCCGGATGGCCCTCCCTAACGACAGTCAGTAAGACCCATTCAGCAGAGATGATCCCCTGAACCAAGGCCAAGGCGAGACCGAGCGCCGCCAGGGAGCTGCCCGATGGGCTCGTCTTGCCGGCCACCAACCTCCGGAGCCTCACACCCTGCACTAGCAAGCTGGAGAAGCAGAGGGCAAAAAGGGGCCCCCAGAAGGCCCGGCGGACCACACAGAGCGCCTGGTTCTTCCCCACCAGGAAAgccagagagatggagaagagccCGAGGAGGGTGCCCAGGAGCAGGAGAAGAGGCCCCATGCCGGAGCGCCTGGCGGGCTCAGAAATGGAGCGCAGCTTGACTAGCAGGAGCACAGCGAGGACCAGAGAGGCGAGACCGCCGCTGCAGGCCACAGCCTCCAGAACCACACCCCAGACCGCCTCCAGGTCACACAGCACTCTGTACGGAGGGTCCACATCCACACTGCATCCccgtggaggaggagaggggtggGTTGAGACATAGCCAATCAGGGACAGGAGGCAGATGATGATAGGGCTGACGGCCATcttagagacacagagacagaaaatgtgtgGTGATGGAAAGAAAGGTGCAGAGAGATAAACAAGAGGAGTGATATTGTGGAGGAAGATCcggagaggagggaggcagggaggtgAAAGTCGTGATAAATTACTGTGTATTTAGTTCATACGGTATCTTCACAATATTCAGTAGAAACAGCAGACAATATATATTAACATCCAGTAAGCCTGTTATACATCAGAGATTAATATgttttcactctctctcacacacacacacacacgcacacgcacgcacacgcacacacacgcacacgcacacgcacgcacacgcacacacacacacacacacacacacacacacacacacgcacacgcacgcgcacacacacagaatagaACTCCTTTTAGCACTGGGCAATAGTTTCCATGGGAACGAGAAACAGCGTGGGCTGACTACATTGCACACTGGGCTTTTGAGAAGTCGAGTTTCAGTAACCAAAAGCACAGAGAAAACGAGCACACgcacgggcacacacacacacgcacacacaatgtttGTATTTACTTGTGAGGACCCTCATTGACGTAATGCATTCCCGCAGCACTAACAtgaccctttttctttttttcaccttTACCCAAGTTTTAACCCTCAAGCAGTAAATGAGTGAGGTCATCATTttctcacttttgtttttaatttcctcaCAGCCAGGTTCTAAAACTAAACTTGATCCTAACAAGGATAGAAGTatccgaacacacacacacacacacacacacacacacacacacacacacacacacacacacacacacacacacacacacacacacacatacaaaataacacattaatGGTTTAACTCTTCAATCAAACTCACCTCAGATAAATTCTTGCCTTGAGATCTTGATTATTGACAGTGGGGGGGCATCGTCATTTTCCGGTCTGCATCCCTTCAACTAGTtcaagtatatatttttttataatcccAGTTAATGAAATCCTTGAGCCAgcgaaaaaaaaaaggtttccatTTTGTCTCTTATGACGCTCTCAGCTCCCACtaaagtacaaaacaaacacactttgttgCGAGATCAATAATGTCCTGCTACTGAACTGACATGTCCGGCTGCATCGAGAAGAATCCACAATTATGATGCATGCCTTGATACTTCACACACCCACATAGTCAAatatatcttgtgtgtgtgtctctttcacccttatctctcgctccctctgtcctcctctttctAGTCattctgtctgcatgtctcttttctctctccctgcttcaCGCTGAATCTGCGGAGGTGTCAACAGAGACGCAATCCCAGCTTTACTCATGTTCACCCACACATAGGGACTATGATTTGCTGATGCACCTGTCTAAACAGGAAGGAAAATGGGAAATAAGTACTGTACATAACCATGGTAATTCACAGCCAATCCAGTATGAGTCACCAGTATGAGTGTTATTTCCTGGCTCCCACGTCTTCCTCATTATATAATTTTTCCTCACACCCAGAGCTGGAGAGTTGTCTTTAAGCACCAGATTGGACCAAAACAAATGGAGGTCTCTGCAGCAGTGAGATGTCTGTTGATGGTGTGTACAGATGGGCTTTGGAAGGAGAGGGGCAGATGGTCATTTTAAACACAGGTTAACCCCGTTGCCACGTGGCTGTCCTAGTAGAGAGTGTTACATAATACCCTTGAAGACATGATTCAGCCACGTCTCTTTAGAGTGGAGTAATCTCCTTCCCTGGAGATAGCTTCATGTGGAGTTGAAGAGCGACACAACACAACGTACCAGCTAATCGAGTCAATTTGGATTAGAGTGAGAGAGATTGATGCTGACACCAGTGGGCTCAGTGACAAATAGAGGCCGAACATAGGTGAAGCCAAAGCTGGTTTTTGGTACACAAATAAACTCACCTACAGACAGATGTAAGGAAAGGACTACACCCCTGCAGCCCGCTGTGTCAGTGAAGACAGTCTAATCCAGATAGTGATAGTGAGTGTTTTTGGTTAGTCATAGCTGACAAATTGAgtgatgaatgtttttttacttgcaatatttattttatgatatgTACATCAATCATACAACAGATTACATGATACAATAATTTCAAACTGAATTAAacaattgttagttgcagccttattTATAATTTCCACCagacatagactgtatataagaagagGACGTAGTCCCCCAacggtttgtggactacggctGTGAAACCTTGAGTTTGGAgtttttggccgtcgccatcttggtttttggctgTCACCATCTTGGTACAACCGaatgctgaacaaaacattttcatgcgACTTGAAACTTGTGATTGAggccataaactcattaggaaaatgtttactgaggtaataaatcaagtgagaagtcgggtcatcttctcattgacttctatacaatctgacttcctttttgcaaccagtggagtcgccccctgctggacttttgaaataaagtaaatttaGCCGACCCAATGAATCAGATaggtttttttaaactgctAGCTTCTAACAGTCATTACTCTCTGttatccctgtctgcctctGGCATTAATAAAGCAGAACTTAAAAAACGAAACA contains:
- the gprc5bb gene encoding G protein-coupled receptor, class C, group 5, member Bb: MAVSPIIICLLSLIGYVSTHPSPPPRGCSVDVDPPYRVLCDLEAVWGVVLEAVACSGGLASLVLAVLLLVKLRSISEPARRSGMGPLLLLLGTLLGLFSISLAFLVGKNQALCVVRRAFWGPLFALCFSSLLVQGVRLRRLVAGKTSPSGSSLAALGLALALVQGIISAEWVLLTVVREGHPACEYPPLDFALTCSYTLGLLLIAMGLSLGVVLCGGEMGAEGAGGSEEDREGESEKRRWKCNAVWLFLSSLASALLWVAWLGFYLYGSQVLRVKGKGERLGGGGGKKDVKVLDEPALAVALVIQGWILLLFHAIPEAHLCLRNPPQSITQDFFNTSHTSPPPHFDELPAHSHRPFPENQAFSMEEHGETLRTGTYHSSHGSMRPGIAFRGHVYQPTEMALVMNGGTMPTAPVNYTGRRLW